A genomic region of Arachis hypogaea cultivar Tifrunner chromosome 5, arahy.Tifrunner.gnm2.J5K5, whole genome shotgun sequence contains the following coding sequences:
- the LOC112803078 gene encoding uncharacterized protein, translating into MDEIVGHIEGRYDVSLADSTMMWIVQYGMNKAQERMKTKTGVIERLNEISKFYELAVMQLEGCLNIVKAGTENKSLESNHEEVLEELREIKDRLQGRLEESELAISEKDRELTELKERGPMSPSSGPGTGTATSPTYENDQTTRNKHSKGDVQELRTCMDQHMQNMKQRVETKHGKSGEASQSGIDRKKIEEMGSDIGILKQTMDLAFTKMQSALVLCEMRPKERQWKLAIEKDVMSILIRSFLREFQENADAKERKKEDQVLKHWQEHYWPQMMNEVTCLQYELANLNETCAEDSDCSALSSPTKASQDEGCFEKPRSPKKVDEAKPPKVEENEDGSNIVAKLIKSHESIIRRTKEEMKLSKLGLAQDKKASSSKIRRERLKERIRAVIERLDNLTDRNDEMSESFRESKTLPRRRLSEIYETDIDNKDTDHWGSTWENEIGVFNAGKGQLLTTEKRYNTMARSKAQGIHGSVGKGMVEEFNSISYSSAIEMLIQESVFKCYLINQWNEYTEENIIERKISDDIIRVLFSEVAKDISSNPEFALTKCQCGKAEEYGVQVQRSTCSNQEDEIECTIREDICSLMFRKNCEEFNTVMEGCNVDSTVREEIHWIVFAETLKIFADIASYASREKRDNNTSLVDQLQFIITESILKEDVSMVVFKAMLKEWKNEAENYYMENLIREQIHQFIMVETLIDAILLSMEVKSQGHYNISGDNYPTVMLNQVLATQGEENMTIVLLESLLRCFEAGETLLLCAQSEINEHSKQLDLGSEYGDLHEHEIFEDLITGEERTFFSLNSKVENVLQQLGISKALLRELGSNLGHRLSNSESFHHHTSSIEEEYLHPASSVFLPLLNLSRTFPEFEVMVSQNLQMMTVRLEKMKCCLDSVIELVDSLRNKQLLYQKAFIRRCQNLQDAEAEVDLLGDQVEELLTLLEQIYVTLALHAPTLQQYFEVSNILELIKAELIRGASQTLASVN; encoded by the exons ATGGACGAGATTGTTGGACACATTGAAGGCAGATATGACGTATCATTGGCAGACTCCACCATGATGTGGATTGTGCAATACGGCATGAACAAAGCTCAAGAAAGGATGAAGACGAAAACCGGAGTCATCGAACGCTTGAATGAGATATCAAAGTTCTATGAATTGGCAGTGATGCAGCTTGAAGGATGCCTCAACATTGTTAAAGCTGGGACAGAAAACAAGTCTCTAGAAAGCAATCATGAAGAAGTACTTGAAGAGCTAAGAGAAATCAAAGATCGCCTCCAAGGTCGCCTCGAGGAATCTGAATTGGCCATATCAGAGAAAGACAGAGAGTTGACAGAGCTTAAAGAAAGAGGGCCAATGTCTCCGTCTTCCGGCCCTGGAACTGGGACAGCTACAAGTCCAACTTATGAGAATGATCAAACAACAAGAAACAAGCATAGTAAGGGAGATGTCCAAGAATTAAGGACTTGTATGGATCAACATATGCAAAACATGAAACAAAGAGTTGAAACAAAACATGGCAAGTCAGGTGAGGCATCACAGAGTGGCATCGACAGGAAAAAGATCGAAGAGATGGGTTCAGACATTGGAATTCTAAAGCAGACTATGGATCTTGCTTTTACCAAGATGCAGAGTGCTCTTGTCTTGTGTGAGATGAGGCCAAAGGAGAGGCAATGGAAGTTGGCAATCGAAAAAGATGTTATGTCTATTTTGATTAGAAGTTTCTTGAGGGAGTTTCAAGAGAATGCTGATGcaaaagagaggaagaaagaggatCAGGTTCTGAAACATTGGCAGGAGCATTATTGGCCACAAATGATGAATGAGGTTACATGTCTGCAGTATGAACTTGCCAATTTGAATGAAACATGTGCTGAGGATTCTGACTGCTCGGCGCTTTCTTCGCCAACCAAGGCTTCCCAGGACGAAGGATGTTTCGAAAAGCCAAGGTCTCCTAAGAAGGTGGATGAGGCAAAGCCGCCAAAAGTGGAAGAGAATGAAGACGGGAGTAACATTGTTGCTAAACTGATAAAGAGTCATGAGTCTATTATTCGCAGAACgaaagaagaaatgaaattgagTAAGCTTGGACTTGCACAAGACAAGAAGGCCTCATCCTCCAAAATAAGAAGGGAACGCCTCAAAGAAAGAATCCGTGCCGTTATAGAAAGATTGGATAATCTTACAGATAGGAATGATGAGATGAGTGAATCTTTTCGTGAAAGCAAAACACTTCCACGGAGGAGGTTATCCGAAATATATGAGACTGATATAGATAACAAGGATACTGATCACTGGGGAAGCACCTGGGAGAATGAAATTGGAGTATTCAATGCAGGAAAAGGACAGTTGTTAACAACAGAAAAGAGATATAACACAATGGCAAGGTCAAAAGCACAAGGCATTCATGGTTCTGTAGGTAAAGGTATGGTAGAAGAATTTAATAGTATATCATATAGTTCTGCCATTGAGATGCTAATACAGGAGAGTGTTTTTAAATGCTACTTAATTAATCAGTGGAATGAATATACCGAAGAAAATATCATTGAAAGGAAGATTAGTGATGATATAATTCGGGTTCTCTTCTCTGAGGTAGCTAAGGATATCAGTTCTAATCCAGAATTTGCCTTAACCAAGTGTCAGTGTGGTAAAGCTGAGGAATATGGTGTACAAGTACAACGTTCGACGTGTAGTAACCAAGAGGATGAAATAGAATGCACCATAAGGGAGGATATATGCTCGCTTATGTTTAGGAAAAATTGTGAGGAATTCAACACAGTAATGGAAGGTTGTAATGTTGACAGCACAGTAAGAGAAGAAATACATTGGATTGTTTTTGCAGAAACATTGAAAATTTTCGCAGATATAGCCAGTTATGcttcaagagagaaaagagataacAACACCAGTCTTGTAGATCAGTTACAATTTATAATTACAGAAAGTATTCTGAAGGAAGATGTTAGCATGGTTGTCTTCAAGGCCATGCTTAAGGAGTGGAAGAATGAGGCAGAAAACTACTACATGGAGAACTTGATAAGGGAGCAGATACACCAATTCATAATGGTTGAGACATTAATTGATGCTATTCTGTTATCCATGGAAGTCAAATCACAAGGTCATTACAACATAAGTGGAGATAATTATCCTACTGTGATGCTAAATCAAGTTCTGGCAACACAGGGAGAAGAGAACATGACCATTGTATTGCTAGAGTCTCTACTTAGATGTTTTGAAGCTGGAGAGACTCTGCTGCTATGTGCACAATCAGAGATCAATGAACACAGCAAACAACTGGACTTGGGTTCGGAATATGGTGACCTACATGAGCATGAAATATTTGAAGATTTGATAACTGGGGAGGAAAGAACTTTCTTTTCACTAAATAGCAAGGTAGAAAATGTCTTGCAACAATTAGGTATAAGCAAGGCACTTCTAAGGGAGTTAGGCAGCAACTTAGGCCACAGACTAAGCAACTCAGAAAGCTTTCATCATCACACATCATCTATTGAAGAAGAGTATCTGCATCCTGCTTCTTCAGTTTTCTTGCCCCTCTTGAATCTTTCACGAACATTTCCGGAATTTGAGGTGATGGTAAGCCAAAACTTACAGATGATGACTGTGAG ATTGGAAAAGATGAAGTGTTGTTTAGATTCGGTTATTGAGTTAGTTGATAGCTTGAGAAACAAACAATTGCTTTACCAAAAGGCCTTCATCAGAAGGTGCCAGAATCTCCAAGATGCTGAAGCTGAG GTTGATCTTCTTGGTGATCAAGTGGAAGAACTACTAACATTACTTGAGCAGATTTATGTAACACTTGCTCTGCATGCACCAACTTTGCAGCAGTACTTTGAG GTCTCTAATATTTTGGAACTAATAAAAGCAGAACTGATAAGAGGAGCAtctcagacacttgcaagtgtaAACTAG